The window CTACTGGCAGCTCCCGTGGGAGGAGTGGGTGAAGGGCAGCGCTCTGCACGCGCCGGACGCCGCACAGCGGCCCGCGCCGGCCACGCCCGCGCAGCCTCTGCCACAGCGCTGAATCCGCGGCTACGGTGAGGTAAAAGGGGAACTAATCGCATACCCGGGCCCGTTATACCAAGAGGAGGGCCGGAGCATGGATGAATGGGTCATCTGGGTGATCCTCGCGCTCGTCCTCGGCGTCGCGGAGATCTTCACCCTCACCGCATCTCTCGGGATGCTCGGCGTGGCCGCGCTCCTGACGGCGGCGGGCGCCGCCATCGGACTGCCGGTCCCCCTCCAGTTGCTCGTGTTCGCCCTGTCGTCGACCGCGGGCCTGTTCGTGGTCCGGCCGCTCGCCCTGCGGCACATCCGCCAGCCGCAGCTCAGCCGCTTCGGCGTCGAGGCTCTGGTGGGCAAGCCTGCGTACGTGCTGTCGGAGGTCACCGGGCGCGACGGCAGGATCCGCATCGGGGGCGAGGAGTGGTCGGCCCGTGCCTATGACGAGACCCTGGTGATCCCGGAAGGGGCGACCGTCGACGTCATCGAGATCGAAGGGGCCACAGCCCTCGTCTACCCCAGGGAGTGATCATGGATCCGCTGTTGCTGGTCGGGCTGTTCGTCATCCTCTTCGCGGTGTTCACCGTGCTCAAGGCCGTACGCATCGTGCCGCAGGCCCGGGCGCGCAACGTCGAGCGGCTGGGCCGCTACCACCGGACGCTCAAGCCGGGCCTGAACTTCGTCATCCCCTACGTCGACCGCGTCTACCCCATGATCGACCTGCGTGAGCAGGTCGTCTCCTTCCGCCCGCAGCCGGTCATCACCGAGGACAACCTGGTCGTCGAGATCGACACGGTGCTCTACTTCCAGGTGACCGACCCCCGCGCCGCGGCCTACGAGATCGCCAACTACATCCAGGCCATCGAGCAGCTCACCGTCACCACCATGCGTAACGTGATCGGCTCGATGGACCTGGAGAAGACACTCACCTCGCGCGACACCATCAACAGCCAGCTGCGCGGCGTCCTCGACGAGGCCACCGGCAAGTGGGGCATCCGCGTCAACCGCGTCGAGGTCAAGGCCATCGACCCGCCCAAGACCATCAAGGACGCGATGGAGAAGCAGATGCGGGCCGAGCGCGACAAGCGGGCCGCCATCCTCAACGCCGAAGGTCAGCGCCAGTCGCAGATCCTCACGGCCGAGGGCGACAAGCAGAGCCGCATCCTGCGGGCCGAGGGCCAGCGCTCCGCCGCCATCCTGGAGGCCGAGGGCCAGTCGCGGGCGATCGACCAGGTCTTCCAGGCCGTCCACCGCAACGACCCCGACCCCAAGCTGCTGGCCTACCAGTACCTCCAGGTGCTGCCGCAGCTCGCCCAGGGCTCCGGCAACACGTTCTGGGTGATCCCGAGCGAGGTCACCTCGGCCCTGCAGGGCGTCTCCAAGGCGTTCACGGAGGCCCTGCCGCAGTCGCCGGCCACCCGCGACGAGGTCCCGCACAGCGCGGAGATGGACGCGGAGATCGCCAGGGCCTCGGAGGCCGCGGCCGAGGCGGTGGCGGACGCCCAGGAGGCCGAGAGCCCCAACGGCCCCCGCCAGCTCACCCAGGCCGCCCCCGACCCGTTCCCCACCCTGGCCGAGGAGCAGGACAGGTCACGTCAGGAACACTGACCGGGTGCCGGCCGGTCAGGCGACTTCGAGCAGGCGACGCACCTGTGTCTCCCGGTGCGTCGCCCTGGCCCGGCAGGCCAGCTTGACGGCCGCGTCGGCCAGCGCGATGTCGCGGTTGACCTCGGGGATGTCGTCCCCCATCGCGGTCCGCAGCCAGGTGGAGATCTCGCCCCACGAGTAGACGCTGATGTTGTCGGCCTCGACGAGCGGCGGCGGGAACCCGCCGGGGCCTCGCTGACCGCTCGCCAACTGCCGCAGGCTCGCCTGTGTCCGCCCCCCGTGCCGCCGCGCCGCGTCGCCCAGCGTCACCGCGTCGTCGTGATCCACGCTGATGGCCCACAGGCCGTCCACACTCCGGATCTCGACGAGCACGGACATGATGGCCTCAAGCAGGCTGCCCGCTTCGCGGTCGCACATGAGAAAGGTGCTGCCGTCCGGTCCGCCCGCCACCGCACAGTCATCCAGCCCCGCCTCGTAGAGAAGATCGGCCTCCTGGTCTGTGGGCGCCCGATTCAGCGTGACGCGGAAATCCCACGTGCTCATGACTCCTCCTCGCTCTTGCCGCACCGAGCGTGACCGATCGCCCACGCCACGACGGCCTTCGCATGGTTGCCCGCGTTGCGGGGCGTGGACCACACTTTGAAGGGCGTGGCACCGCATATGCATCGCACCCAGCCCCACCGGTGCCCATTGTGGCTTTCGACCACTGTCAACGTCGGGATCTCGCGCACCCTCCTGAAGGCCGCGTTGATCTCGTTGTGCTGGTGTCTTCCTCGACCGACCATGTTCTAATCCTGCAACAGTGTTGCACAGGTAGAACGCCATATCCAGCACTGGAGCCCCAACTACATGGCAGCGCCCACGCTCGGGCCGGCCGCCGGCCGTTTCATGACCGTCCGCCTGCCCCCGCCCTCCGCCGGCCGGACACTGCTCGACCTGGCCAGGATCGGCTGACCGGCTCTCACTCCACCTGGCCGCGGTCGAAGTAGGCGGCCAGGTCGGCGTCGAGGGGCGGGACGTCGAACGGCATGCCGCCGTCGCGCAACGACATCGTGGCCATGTAGCCGGCCGCCACGCTCATCCGGGCGGCCACCGGCGAGGTGTCGGTCGCCCCGCCCTCCCGGACGAACCTGAGCCACTCGGTGACGATGGCCGTGTCCGCGCCGCCGTGGCCGCCCTGCGCGTCGGGCACCCGGTAGGTGACGTCGGCGTCGGGGCGGTAGTCGGTGGGGCCGGTGTTCCACACCTTGACGGTGTCGCCGGGGCGGTCGCCGAAGTTCTCCAGCCGCCCCTCGGTGCCGATCACCGTGTAGTTGCGCACGTAGTCGGGCGTGAAGTGGCACTGCTGGTAGGCGGCGATGACGCCGTTGTCGAGGCGCATGTTCATCACCGACACGTCCTCGACGTCCACGACGTGGTGCAGGCCGGTGCGGCGGGCGGGCGGCCAGTCGAACTCGCGCAGCCACCCCTCGGGCCGCGGCGTGCCGGGCTCGCGGCGTGGCAGGTCGCCGTAGAGCATCAGGTCGCCGAAGGCGTTGACGCGGCTGGTGTAGCCACCGGCCAGCCAGTGGATCACGTCGAGGTCGTGCGCGGCCTTCTGCAGGAGCAGACCGGTGGTGCGGGCGCGGTCGGCGTGCCAGTCCTTGTAGTAGTAGTCGCCGCCGTAGGAGACGAAGTGGCGCACCCAGACGGTCTTCGGCTCGCCGATGTCGCCCCGCTGGACGATGTCGCGCATCAGCCGGACCACGCCCATGTGCCGCATGTTGTGGCCGACGTACAGCCTGGTCCCGGTACGGCGGGCCGCGCGCAGCACGCGGTCGCAGCCCTCGACGCTGATGGCGAGGGGCTTTTCCAGGTAGACGGCCTTGCCGGCCTCCAGGAAGTCGATGGCGACGCTCTCGTGCGTGTCGTCGGGCGTCAGCACGAGGACGGCGTCGAGGTCGTCGCGTTCCACCAGGCGGCGGTGGTCGTCGGTGAGGAACTCCGCCTCGAACCGCCCGGCCTGCGCCTTGAGCGCCGCCGGGTCGCTGTCGCACAGCGCGGTCACCACGGCGCCCCGCCCGGGGCGGTGCGCCGCCAGCGCGAGGTTGGCGCGGAGGCCGAGGCCGACGACTCCGATCCGCAGGTCTTCCACGTTCGTCCTTTCTCGGATGGTACGGACCCTACTTCGAGCCGGTGAAGGCGATGCCCTCGATGAGTTGCCGCTGCATGACGAGGAAGAGCACCACGACGGGCGCGCTGGCCATCAGCGAGCCGGCCATGAGCACCGGATAGTCGGTCATGTGCTCGCCCTGCAGGGCCGACAGACCGGCCGACAGCGGCATGCTCTCGGGGTCGGTGTTGACGATGAGCGGCCACATCAGGTCGTTCCACGACCACAGCACGGTGAGCACGCCGAGCGCCATCAGGCCCGGCCTGGCCAGCGGCAGCATCACGCTCCAGAAGATCCGCAGCGGGTTGGCGCCGTCCAGCCGGGCGGCCTCCTCGACCTCGGCGGGCAGCGTCATGAAGAACTGCCGCATCATGAACGTGCCGAACGCGCTGAACATGCCGGGCGCGATCAGCCCCGGCAGGGTGTTGAGCCAGCCGAGGCTCTGCACGATCTGGTACTGCGGGATGAGGAAGAGCTGGCCCGGCACCATGAGCACCGACAGCAGCGCGATGAAGAGCACGTCCCGGCCGGGGAAGCGCAGCCGGGCGAAGGCGTAGGCCGCGAGCGAGCAGAACAGGAGCTGGGCCAGCGTCCGCCCGGCGGTCATCACCACGGTGTTGCCGAACTGCTGGAGGAACGGCGTCTCGTCGAGGACCTTCGCGAAGTTGGACCACTCGAACGACGGGATCCACACCGGCGGTGTCCTGGTGGCCTCGGTGAAGGTCTTCAGCGAGGTGAGCACCTGCCAGAAGAACGGCATCACCATCGCGGCCGCACCGACGGCGAGGACCAGGTGGACGGGCCAGAGCCGGCCGTTACGCATAGTGCACCCACCTCTTCTGGACCCGGAACTGGACGACGGTCAGCACCAGGGTGATGGCCATGAGCACGACGGCCATGGCCGCCGCGTACCCCTTGGCGCCCTCCTCGAAGGCGCGGGAGAAGAACAGCGAGACGATGGTCTGCGTCTCCTCCCGGGCCGGGTTGCCCCGGCGCAGCATCAGGTAGACCAGGTCGAACATCTGCAGGCCGTTGATCACGCTGAGCACGGACACGAAGAACACGCTGGGCGACAGCAGGGGCAGCGTGACCCGGAAGAACTGCCTGACCCGCCCGGCCCCGTCGATCGAGGCCGCCTCGTACAGGTGGCGCGGGATGGCCTGCAGGCCCGCCATGAAGATGACCGCGTTGTAGCCGACCTGCGTCCAGACGCCCACGGCGACGAGCGCGTACAGGGCGGTGGACGGGTTCGCGATCCACGAGGTGCCCTCGACGCCGACGAGCGAGAGCAGGTAGTTGACCAGCCCGTAGTCGCCGTTGTAGAGCCAGGTCCAGATCATCGCGACGGCGGCCGGCATGGTGACGACGGGCAGGAAGTACAGGGTCCGGTAGAGCGAGACCAGCTTCAGCCCCCGGGTGCCGAGCAGCGCGGCCACGGCGATGGACAGCGGGATGCCGAGCAGGCTCAGCCCGCCGTAGACGAAGGTGTTGCGCAGCGCCCTGAGGTTGGCGGGGTCGGTGAGGACCTGCTCGTAGTTGCGCAGGCCGATCCAGGTGGCGTCGCCGAACAGCGTCCACTCGGTGAAGCTGTAGTAGACGGACTGCGCGACCGGCCACAGGTAGAACAGGCCGAGGCCGAGCACGAGCGGCGCGATCATCGCGTAGCCCCAGACCCAGTCGCGGTCGCGCAGCCTGCGACGGGTGGCGGGGCGGGCGGCCGCCTCGGCGGCGACCGCCCTTCCGAGGGTGCTCACTTCTCCTGCGACAGGGCCGCGTTCATGGTGGCCGCGAACTCGCGGGCGATCGCCTCCACGTCCTGCCCGTCGGAGAACGCCTTGGTGATCGCGTCGGTCTCGGGCCGCGCCCAGGCGGCGGTGTTCTTCGAGACGGGGTACGGCCGGGCGTCGGGAAGCTGGTCGATGAACGCCTGGAGGTTCAGCTTGGGCATCGACTTGACCCAGGAGTCCTGCAGGCCCTCGTAGGCCGGGATGACGGCCCCCGACTCGGCCTGGATGCGGTTGGCCTGCTCGGAGCCGAGGAACTTGAGGAACTCCCACGCCTGCTCGGGGTGCTCGGTCTTGGCGTAGATGACGTTGGCCAGTCCGTGGATGACGGTGGCCTTGCCCTTGGGGCCGGCGGGCAGCGGGGCGACGTCGGCGTTCAGGCCCTCGGTCTTGTTGTACTGGGCGGCGTCGTACGAGCCGTCGTACCACATGGCGAGCTTGCCGCTCTTGAACATCTCGATGGGGTCGTTGTCGGTCATCTGCTGGACCGTGGGCGACAGCTTCCGGTCGAGGAGGTCCTTCCAGAACTTCAGGCCCTCGATGGTGGCCGGGTCGTCGTAGCCGGACTTCTTCTTGTCCTCGGAGATGACGTGGCCGCCGGCTTGGAAGATCGTGTTGTAGTACAGCTCCTGCGACCAGGCCATCGCGCCGATGCCGTGGACGCCCTTGGCCGGGTCGGTCAACCGCTTGGCCGCGTCGCGCACGTCGTCCCAGGTCCAGGAGGCGTCGGGGTACTTCACCCCGGCGGCGTCGAAGAGGTCCTTGTTGTACCAGAGGCCGATGGTGTCGAAGTCCTTGGGGATGCCGTACTGCTTGCCGTCGAGGGTGTAGAGGTCGACCAGCGACTTCGGGTACTTCCCGAGGTCCAGCTTGTCCTTGGCGATCCGGTCGGAGAGCGGCAGCAGCGCGCCCTGGGAGGCGTAGAGGCCGATGCGCGGGCCGTTCATCCAGAAGACGTCGGGGGCGGTGCCACCGGCGGCGGCGGTCTGCAGCTTGGTCCAGTACTCCTTGTTCGGGGTGAACTGGAGCTTGACCTCGATGTCCGGGTGCGCCTTGGTGAACTCCTCGGTGATCTTGCGCATGGCCGCGCCCTGGTTCTCCTCGTCCCAGTACGCGTACGTCAGCGTCACCTTGCCGCCGGCGTCCGCCCCGTCAGACGAGGAGCATCCCGCGAGTCCCGCCACGAGCGCACCGGCGCACACCAGCGCCCACACCTTGCCTGTCATGTCGTCCCCATCTGTCGGGTTTGTGCGAGTGACTGGAAGGTAGCGCTCATTTATGAAAACAACTAGAGATAATCGAGCACGATCATGCAGAAGATGCACGCACGCGACACGACCGTGATGGCTCCGTGACAGAATTAGCTAAGAGATCTACGAAAAGAGCTGGCTGTCGGCCCGGTCGAGGGCCCACCGGGCGGCGCCGAGCGCGACGCAGTCGTTGCCCAGGCCGGAGGCGACCACCTTCGGCGGGTAGAGGCACACCTCGTCGAAGTACGCCTGGATCGGGGCGACCAGCAGGTCACCCGCCCGCGCCAGGCTGCCGCCCACCACCACCAGCTCGGGGTCGAGCGGGTTGACCAGGGTCAGCAGGCCCTCGCCCAGGTGGCGGGCGAACGCCGTGACCGCCGCCAGCGCCCGCGCGTCGCCGCCGCGCGCCCGTTCGACGGCGAACCTGGCGGCCTGCTGGTGCGAGCGCAGCTCACCCGGTTCGGCCGCCATCGCGTAGTCGGTGACGTGCTTGAAGGCCTGCCAGTGGTCGCGGGCCTGCCGCCCGATCTCGCCGGCGGCCGCGTGGGCGCCCCGGACCG is drawn from Nonomuraea muscovyensis and contains these coding sequences:
- a CDS encoding NfeD family protein; translated protein: MDEWVIWVILALVLGVAEIFTLTASLGMLGVAALLTAAGAAIGLPVPLQLLVFALSSTAGLFVVRPLALRHIRQPQLSRFGVEALVGKPAYVLSEVTGRDGRIRIGGEEWSARAYDETLVIPEGATVDVIEIEGATALVYPRE
- a CDS encoding carbohydrate ABC transporter permease: MSTLGRAVAAEAAARPATRRRLRDRDWVWGYAMIAPLVLGLGLFYLWPVAQSVYYSFTEWTLFGDATWIGLRNYEQVLTDPANLRALRNTFVYGGLSLLGIPLSIAVAALLGTRGLKLVSLYRTLYFLPVVTMPAAVAMIWTWLYNGDYGLVNYLLSLVGVEGTSWIANPSTALYALVAVGVWTQVGYNAVIFMAGLQAIPRHLYEAASIDGAGRVRQFFRVTLPLLSPSVFFVSVLSVINGLQMFDLVYLMLRRGNPAREETQTIVSLFFSRAFEEGAKGYAAAMAVVLMAITLVLTVVQFRVQKRWVHYA
- a CDS encoding carbohydrate ABC transporter permease → MRNGRLWPVHLVLAVGAAAMVMPFFWQVLTSLKTFTEATRTPPVWIPSFEWSNFAKVLDETPFLQQFGNTVVMTAGRTLAQLLFCSLAAYAFARLRFPGRDVLFIALLSVLMVPGQLFLIPQYQIVQSLGWLNTLPGLIAPGMFSAFGTFMMRQFFMTLPAEVEEAARLDGANPLRIFWSVMLPLARPGLMALGVLTVLWSWNDLMWPLIVNTDPESMPLSAGLSALQGEHMTDYPVLMAGSLMASAPVVVLFLVMQRQLIEGIAFTGSK
- a CDS encoding SPFH domain-containing protein, whose product is MDPLLLVGLFVILFAVFTVLKAVRIVPQARARNVERLGRYHRTLKPGLNFVIPYVDRVYPMIDLREQVVSFRPQPVITEDNLVVEIDTVLYFQVTDPRAAAYEIANYIQAIEQLTVTTMRNVIGSMDLEKTLTSRDTINSQLRGVLDEATGKWGIRVNRVEVKAIDPPKTIKDAMEKQMRAERDKRAAILNAEGQRQSQILTAEGDKQSRILRAEGQRSAAILEAEGQSRAIDQVFQAVHRNDPDPKLLAYQYLQVLPQLAQGSGNTFWVIPSEVTSALQGVSKAFTEALPQSPATRDEVPHSAEMDAEIARASEAAAEAVADAQEAESPNGPRQLTQAAPDPFPTLAEEQDRSRQEH
- a CDS encoding ABC transporter substrate-binding protein, with product MTGKVWALVCAGALVAGLAGCSSSDGADAGGKVTLTYAYWDEENQGAAMRKITEEFTKAHPDIEVKLQFTPNKEYWTKLQTAAAGGTAPDVFWMNGPRIGLYASQGALLPLSDRIAKDKLDLGKYPKSLVDLYTLDGKQYGIPKDFDTIGLWYNKDLFDAAGVKYPDASWTWDDVRDAAKRLTDPAKGVHGIGAMAWSQELYYNTIFQAGGHVISEDKKKSGYDDPATIEGLKFWKDLLDRKLSPTVQQMTDNDPIEMFKSGKLAMWYDGSYDAAQYNKTEGLNADVAPLPAGPKGKATVIHGLANVIYAKTEHPEQAWEFLKFLGSEQANRIQAESGAVIPAYEGLQDSWVKSMPKLNLQAFIDQLPDARPYPVSKNTAAWARPETDAITKAFSDGQDVEAIAREFAATMNAALSQEK
- a CDS encoding Gfo/Idh/MocA family protein encodes the protein MEDLRIGVVGLGLRANLALAAHRPGRGAVVTALCDSDPAALKAQAGRFEAEFLTDDHRRLVERDDLDAVLVLTPDDTHESVAIDFLEAGKAVYLEKPLAISVEGCDRVLRAARRTGTRLYVGHNMRHMGVVRLMRDIVQRGDIGEPKTVWVRHFVSYGGDYYYKDWHADRARTTGLLLQKAAHDLDVIHWLAGGYTSRVNAFGDLMLYGDLPRREPGTPRPEGWLREFDWPPARRTGLHHVVDVEDVSVMNMRLDNGVIAAYQQCHFTPDYVRNYTVIGTEGRLENFGDRPGDTVKVWNTGPTDYRPDADVTYRVPDAQGGHGGADTAIVTEWLRFVREGGATDTSPVAARMSVAAGYMATMSLRDGGMPFDVPPLDADLAAYFDRGQVE